The genomic segment CAGTTGCCCTGGCTATTGCTGTACAGGATGGATTTCCAGTTATATATATTCAAAAACGGATTGGACTGAATAAAAGACGCTTTGACATGTTTAAGTTCAGGAGCATGGTCCGCAATGCAGATCAATTGCAGGCAGAACTGGAAGCATTGAATGAGGTACAAGGTGCTGCATTTAAAATTACTGATGATCCCAGAATTACAAAACTGGGAAAATTTTTAAGAAAAAGCAGCCTGGATGAAATTCCTCAATTTCTAAATGTACTCCAGGGCACCATGAGTATCGTAGGCCCCAGGCCCCTGCCAATAAGAGATTTTGAACGATTTTATAAAGACACCCACAGGCGCAGATTCAGTGTTAAGCCAGGTATAACAGGTCTATGGCAGGTCAGCGGAAGAAGTGAAACCGAGTTTGAAGAATGGATGGCCCTTGATCTTCAATATATTGATAACTGGAATTTATGGTTTGATTTTAAGATATTCTTAAAAACCATTCATGTTGTTCTTGCAGGAAAAGGTGCAAAATAACTTGAGCCTTAAAAACAAAAAGGCAGGAAAATTAAGAATTTTCCTGCCTTTTTTATTATCTAACCTGCCTTATATATCATAGTATAAAAAGAATTCATGGGGATGGGGACGCAGTTTAACAGGGTTTACTTCGTTTGCTGTTTTATATGCAATCCATTTTTCAATAACATCTTTTGTAAACACATCGCCTTTGAGCAGAAATTCATTATCTTGTGCCAGGGCTTCCAGGGCTTCATCAAGGGAACCTGGAGCAGAAGGTACATTTGCCAGTTCTTCAGGAGGCAGACTGTATATATCTTTATCCAGAGGCTCTCCTGGTTCAATCTTATTTTCAATGCCGTCTATTACAGCCATGAGTATGGCAGAAAAGGCAAGATATCCATTACATGACGGATCTGGTGTTCTGAATTCTATACGTTTGGCTTTTGGTGATGATGAATACATGGGAATACGAATAGCTGCGCTCCTGTTTCTGCTGGAATATGCCAGGTTGACAGGTGCTTCAAAACCAGGCACCAGTCGTTTGTATGAGTTGGTTGTAGGATTTGTGATTGCACACAGGGCTTTGCAGTGTTTCAGAATGCCGCCTATGCCCCAGAGTGCTTCCTGAGAAACTCCGGCATATTTATCACCGGCAAACAGGGGCTGATTGTCTTTCCATATACTGATATGGGTGTGCATTCCTGTTCCATTATCTTCAAACAAGGGCTTTGGCATAAAGGTAACAGTATGTCCGTTCCGGTAAGCCACATTTTTCAGAACATATTTAAACCATACAAGCTGATCTCCCATTTCTACAAGAGGTTTAAACCGCATGTCAATCTCTGACTGCCCTGCTGTTGCTACTTCATGGTGCTGGCATTCAACATCTATGCCCAGTTTCTCAAGGGTCAGCATCATTTCAGAACGAAGGTCCTGGAATTTATCTGTTGGCGGAACCGGAAAATAACCTTCTTTGTGCCTGGGTTTATACCCCAGGTTTCTGCCCCCTTCATTTCTGCCTGTATTCCAGGTTCCTTCTATTGAATCTACTTCATAAAATGCACCGTTTTTTGTTGATTCAAACTGCACATTGTCAAATATAAAAAACTCAGCTTCAGGGCCTATAAATGCAGTGTCTCCAATGCCTGTGCTTTTAAGAAAAGCTTCTGCTTTTTGGGCGATGTTGCGAGGATCCCGTGTATAAGGTTCACGGG from the Desulfonema limicola genome contains:
- the glnA gene encoding type I glutamate--ammonia ligase, with amino-acid sequence MTASPQQVIAMAKENKVKVVDIRFMDFPGIWQHFSVPLSELDESNFEDGYGFDGSSIRGWQPINASDMLVIPDPSTAKMDPFYADPTLVLIGNIVDPITREPYTRDPRNIAQKAEAFLKSTGIGDTAFIGPEAEFFIFDNVQFESTKNGAFYEVDSIEGTWNTGRNEGGRNLGYKPRHKEGYFPVPPTDKFQDLRSEMMLTLEKLGIDVECQHHEVATAGQSEIDMRFKPLVEMGDQLVWFKYVLKNVAYRNGHTVTFMPKPLFEDNGTGMHTHISIWKDNQPLFAGDKYAGVSQEALWGIGGILKHCKALCAITNPTTNSYKRLVPGFEAPVNLAYSSRNRSAAIRIPMYSSSPKAKRIEFRTPDPSCNGYLAFSAILMAVIDGIENKIEPGEPLDKDIYSLPPEELANVPSAPGSLDEALEALAQDNEFLLKGDVFTKDVIEKWIAYKTANEVNPVKLRPHPHEFFLYYDI